The Planctomycetota bacterium genome has a window encoding:
- a CDS encoding DUF2851 family protein: MTVPSLLTEGDLQAIWERGRFGRRGLLTEDARPLVVEHPGVRSFEGGPDFRAARLVLGGRRVTGDVEVHLTPSGWTAHGHDRDPAYAGVVLHVVLRRDPFREPPPGPPVLVLEPYLFEAAGSDPEPAPGPAELDALGDRWFAERRARLARGMERRGAEETLYREILVALGYKHNKAAMAELARRCPLSALPETAGEIEARLQAEARALPAGMWRLRNVRPANHPFRRLSGLARFLAAARDEGLARGLARRATLEEMRAWLDPDGTGLIGPDRALEIALNIFVPFLGEEAWRRAAGGPPPALPGALRRLRGRLRIDTVRRYFGALRWARRFDLLLPEGRAKLEKLGRQGLPGWGAVP; encoded by the coding sequence CGTCGTGGAGCATCCCGGGGTGCGGTCCTTCGAGGGCGGGCCCGACTTCCGCGCCGCGCGGCTGGTTCTGGGAGGGCGGAGGGTCACGGGGGACGTGGAAGTGCACCTGACGCCCTCGGGCTGGACGGCGCACGGGCACGACCGCGACCCGGCCTACGCGGGGGTGGTTCTGCACGTGGTCCTGCGCCGGGATCCGTTCCGCGAGCCGCCGCCGGGGCCGCCGGTGCTCGTGCTGGAACCGTATCTTTTCGAGGCGGCGGGTTCGGATCCGGAACCGGCGCCCGGTCCGGCGGAGCTGGACGCGCTCGGGGACCGGTGGTTCGCGGAGCGGCGGGCGCGGCTGGCGCGGGGGATGGAGCGGCGGGGGGCGGAGGAGACGCTGTACCGCGAGATTCTCGTGGCGCTGGGGTACAAGCACAACAAGGCGGCGATGGCGGAGCTGGCGCGGCGGTGCCCGCTGTCGGCGCTTCCGGAGACCGCCGGGGAGATCGAGGCGCGGCTTCAGGCGGAGGCGCGGGCGCTTCCGGCGGGAATGTGGCGGCTGCGGAACGTCCGGCCCGCGAATCATCCGTTTCGCAGGCTCTCCGGTCTGGCGCGTTTCCTGGCGGCCGCGCGGGACGAGGGCCTGGCGCGGGGGCTGGCGCGGCGGGCGACGCTTGAAGAGATGCGGGCATGGCTCGATCCGGACGGGACGGGGCTCATCGGCCCGGACCGGGCGCTCGAAATCGCGCTCAACATTTTCGTGCCCTTTCTCGGGGAGGAGGCGTGGCGGCGCGCGGCGGGCGGCCCGCCGCCGGCGCTTCCCGGCGCCCTGCGCCGCCTCCGGGGGCGCCTGAGGATCGACACCGTGCGCCGCTACTTCGGGGCGCTCCGCTGGGCGCGGCGTTTTGACTTGCTCCTCCCGGAAGGGCGTGCTAAGCTCGAAAAGCTCGGACGGCAGGGGTTGCCTGGGTGGGGCGCCGTCCCCTGA